The following proteins come from a genomic window of Dermacentor albipictus isolate Rhodes 1998 colony chromosome 8, USDA_Dalb.pri_finalv2, whole genome shotgun sequence:
- the LOC135917137 gene encoding uncharacterized protein → MARPVLALLVLVCLVVVCECAFEDRMGKQLRTPECRKLLKVFKKCGIKKRWTNQSQKDMAAVMSQAPFHEDLNGCLAMSLDMGANKSYCKDEPSMRVYLQCSRMALVRRVDVRNKFFAIKFHGGYDHCVKVRMGMLGNFGGMPLEPGDDDDDEHDHDDDRDGGTVHDYGYHGGEDGTKASMTQGAREKRRRRRKTPTHGTEAVVFSPPHADDDDDDDSSTRYGTSMRREASGTQDGGHRRPKRSADRVPPEPVGGLGPDDFIRRRPYDRHNRHRRRPVDDDETMRRHRRYPPGFDERDELGGDDDE, encoded by the exons ATGGCCAGACCGGTGCTTGCACTCCTGGTTCTGGTCTGCCTGGTGGTGGTATGCGAGTGCGCGTTCGAGGACAGGATGGGGAAGCAACTCCGGACACCCGAGTGCAGGAAAC TACTCAAAGtattcaagaagtgcggcatcAAGAAGCGTTGGACAAACCAATCGCAGAAGGACATGGCCGCCGTC ATGTCCCAGGCTCCGTTCCACGAAGATCTAAACGGCTGTTTGGCCATGTCCCTCGACATGGGGGCCAACAAGTCCTACTGCAAGGATGAACCAAGT ATGAGGGTTTACCTACAgtgttcaagaatggcactggtCAGAAGAGTC GACGTGAGGAACAAGTTCTTCGCCATCAAGTTTCATGGTGGATATGAC CATTGCGTGAAAGTTCGCATGGGCATGCTGGGAAATTTTGGCGGGATGCCATTGGAACCtggcgacgacgatgacgacgaacaCGATCACGATGACGATAGAGACGGCGGTACAGTACACGATTATGGTTATCATGGAGGTGAAGACGGGACTAAGGCCTCGATGACGCAAGGGGCCAGAGAAAAAAGGAGGAGAAG GCGGAAAACACCGACGCATGGAACGGAAGCGGTGGTTTTCAGTCCACCGcatgccgacgacgacgacgacgacgactcctCAACTCGTTACGGCACGTCGATGCGACGCGAAGCATCCGGGACGCAGGACGGCGGGCACCGTCGACCCAAGCGTTCCGCCGACCGCGTCCCTCCGGAGCCAGTCGGCGGTCTCGGACCGGACGACTTCATACGTCGCCGTCCCTACGACAGGCACAATCGACACCGAAGGCGGCCCGTCGACGATGACGAAACAATGCGGCGACACCGCAGGTATCCCCCTGGATTCGACGAGCGCGATGAGctcggcggcgacgacgacgagtAG